The Argentina anserina chromosome 3, drPotAnse1.1, whole genome shotgun sequence genome includes a region encoding these proteins:
- the LOC126788686 gene encoding LOW QUALITY PROTEIN: putative cyclin-B3-1 (The sequence of the model RefSeq protein was modified relative to this genomic sequence to represent the inferred CDS: inserted 1 base in 1 codon), whose translation MLPKYIRDPNKLPPVTSTTSKPQKAVEFVIDEDVKQQISQGDIPSDGNCSKIASDIISRRNSNRRRSYTSLLMTGPKLLEERVEAMKEELPSIDNHSNQLEVSDYVDEIYQYYWVYEAQNPPRANFLLIQADITPHMRGILVNWLIEVHFKFDLMQETLYLMVTLLDQYLSLVPIKKNEMQLVGLTALLLASKYEDFWHPRVKELISISAESYTRDQVLGMERLMLKKLKFRLNTPTPYVFMLRFLKAAQSDTKLEHLAFYLIELCLVEYEPIMVKPSLLCAAAIYVARCTLHITPAWTPLLCKHARYELSQIRHCFLTNKLISLCSSCLVMNFNXIIFYICRDCAEMILRFQKAAGVGKLKVTYEKYMRCDLSRVASIEPLERLPL comes from the exons ATGCTACCAAAGTACATAAGAGATCCAAATAAGTTGCCTCCTGTTACTTCAACTACCTCTAAACCCCAAAAAGCTGTTGAATTTGTTATTGATGAGGATGTTAAGCAACAAATATCTCAGGGAGATATACCATCTGATGGCAACTGCAGCAAAATTGCTTCAGATATCATCTCCAGGAGAAACTCAAATAGGAGGAGATCTTATACATCTCTGTTGATGACTGGGCCAAAG TTACTAGAGGAACGTGTTGAAGCTATGAAGGAAGAGCTGCCAAGCATCGATAATCATTCCAATCAACTGGAAGTATCTGATTATGTAGATGAGATCTATCAGTACTATTGGGTTTATGAG GCACAGAATCCACCTCGGGCAAATTTCCTGTTGATCCAAGCAGACATTACTCCTCATATGCGAGGCATATTGGTCAACTGGTTAATTGAA GTACACTTCAAATTTGATCTGATGCAAGAAACACTTTATCTCATGGTGACATTATTAGACCAATATCTTTCTCTAGTCCCAATCAAGAAGAATGAAATGCAATTAGTTGGCCTGACTGCTCTCTTGTTGGCATCAAAGTATGAGGACTTTTGGCATCCAAGG GTCAAAGAGTTGATTAGCATCTCAGCTGAATCATACACTAGAGACCAGGTGCTTGGAATG GAGAGGCTCATGCTCAAGAAGTTGAAGTTTCGTCTTAACACACCTACTCCATATGTCTTTATGTTGAGATTTCTCAAGGCTGCTCAGTCAGATACAAAG CTTGAACATTTGGCTTTCTACCTTATCGAATTGTGTCTGGTTGAATATGAACCTATAATGGTCAAGCCCTCATTGCTATGTGCAGCAGCCATCTATGTTGCAAGGTGCACTCTGCATATTACTCCAGCTTGGACCCCGCTGCTTTGCAAACATGCTCGTTACGAATTATCCCAAATCAGGCACTGCTTCCTTACAAATAAGCTCATTTCCTTATGTAGCTCTTGCTTGGtaatgaatttta aaataaTCTTCTACATATGCAGAGACTGCGCCGAGATGATCTTAAGATTTCAAAAAGCTGCAGGGGTAGGAAAGTTGAAGGTCACATACGAGAAATACATGAGATGTGATCTCAGTCGTGTTGCATCAATTGAACCCTTGGAGAGGCTTCCTCTTTGA
- the LOC126788689 gene encoding uncharacterized protein LOC126788689: MAFLLPNFSPTLLLHTKLKKPIHHTLSQIRPNNYSLSPLSQLASVQTPTVLDDAQVNTSKGAQDKQQRDDFYVNLGLAVRTLREDMPLIFAEDLNYDIYRDDITFMDPLNTFTGIVNYKLIFWALRLHGKILFRDISLEVYRIWQPSENVILIRWNMKGVPRVPWEAKGQFQGTSRYKLDRKGKIYEHKVDNLAFNFPQKLKPASSVLDLVTACPASPNLTFLWGPADAYSSSWLEFYRAVRGTLDRETFLLPQEGLAS; encoded by the exons ATGGCTTTTCTTCTACCCAATTTCTCTCCCACTTTACTCCTCCACACCAAGTTAAAGAAACCAATTCACCACACACTTTCTCAGATAAGACCCAACAACTACTCTTTATCTCCTCTCTCTCAGCTGGCCAGTGTTCAGACACCAACTGTGTTGGACGATGCGCAGGTTAACACCTCCAAGGGGGCACAGGATAAGCAGCAAAGAGATGATTTTTATGTCAATCTTGGCTTGGCTGTCAGAACACTTCGTGAGGATATGCCTTTGATTTTTGCTGAAGATCTTAATTATGACATTTACAG GGATGATATAACATTTATGGATCCTTTGAACACATTCACTGGCATTGTGAACTACAAGTTGATCTTCTGGGCCTTGAGACTTCATGGCAAGATTCTGTTCCGTGACATTTCCCTTGAGGTTTATAGGATTTGGCAGCCTTCGGAGAATGTGATATTGATCAGGTGGAACATGAAAGGTGTCCCACGGGTTCCATGGGAAGCAAAGGGCCAGTTTCAGGGCACATCACGGTATAAATTGGATCGGAAAGGCAAGATTTATGAACATAAGGTTGATAACTTGGCGTTTAACTTCCCACAGAAGCTCAAACCAGCATCATCAGTATTGGATTTAGTCACAGCATGCCCAGCTAGCCCCAACTTGACGTTCTTGTGGGGTCCTGCGGATGCTTACTCATCTTCATGGTTGGAGTTCTATCGAGCAGTCAGGGGGACTTTGGATCGGGAAACTTTCTTGCTTCCACAAGAAGGTTTGGCTAGCTGA
- the LOC126786959 gene encoding uncharacterized protein LOC126786959, with protein sequence MSFFRKLLKQRQQHSQEDAEMMDAMVMNTTMMMAHLDNSDEPQGRGSRPGRSPNHPRNRVSGGISLMADYFIERPIFRAEEFRRRYRMHTHLFNRIMTKLCNHDPYWHQRADATGLLGLLPQQKMTGALRMLAYGAAADQCAEICRMGESTTLECMKKFCQQVIHHFGGEYLRAPTETDLKRLLARADQRGFPGMIGSIDCMHWEWKNCPTGWHGAYSGRKGRPTIILEAVASHDTWVWHAFFGVPGAQNDINVLDQSPVFEGLIAGNTPTVMFYANGRRYSNAYYLADGIYPRYSTFVKTIPNPESQAQKLFTKKQEAYRKDVERCFGILQSRWAIIRHGARLHRSSTLKNIMIACIILHNMIVEDEFVEEEYVEPEEEDLLNPLAARVYDGPVDPQGVRIPFLPVERDGRNQHAFWDRIDHLESAYIHNLLQNDLVEHNWTLEANQQ encoded by the coding sequence ATGAGCTTCTTTCGCAAATTGTTGAAGCAGAGACAACAACACAGTCAAGAAGATGCTGAGATGATGGATGCCATGGTGATGAACACGACGATGATGATGGCACATCTTGATAATTCAGATGAACCACAAGGACGCGGTTCACGTCCTGGCCGCTCTCCTAATCACCCCAGAAATAGGGTATCTGGGGGAATTAGTCTCATGGCAGATTACTTCATCGAGCGTCCGATCTTTAGGGCAGAAGAATTTCGTCGGAGGTACCGAATGCACACCCATTTGTTCAACCGCATCATGACGAAGCTCTGCAACCACGACCCTTATTGGCATCAAAGAGCAGATGCCACTGGACTACTAGGGTTGTTgccccaacaaaagatgacaGGTGCCCTCCGAATGTTGGCGTACGGCGCAGCTGCTGATCAGTGTGCTGAGATATGCAGGATGGGGGAATCAACTACACTAGAGTGCATGAAGAAGTTTTGCCAACAGGTGATACATCATTTTGGTGGCGAGTATCTCCGTGCTCCAACAGAGACTGACCTTAAAAGGCTTCTTGCTAGAGCTGATCAGCGAGGATTTCCAGGAATGATTGGAAGCATTGACTGCATGCAttgggagtggaagaactgTCCAACCGGATGGCATGGGGCTTACAGCGGCCGGAAAGGTCGTCCCACCATAATACTAGAGGCGGTGGCCTCGCATGACACATGGGTATGGCATGCTTTCTTCGGTGTACCAGGAGCTCAAAATGATATTAATGTCCTTGATCAATCACCTGTGTTTGAAGGGCTCATTGCCGGAAACACACCGACTGTGATGTTTTACGCCAATGGTAGACGATATAGCAATGCTTATTATCTCGCCGACGGaatatatccaaggtactccACATTTGTAAAAACAATTCCAAACCCTGAATCACAAGCACAAAAACTATTtacaaagaaacaagaagCATACCGCAAAGATGTAGAGAGGTGTTTTGGCATCCTGCAATCTCGTTGGGCAATCATTCGACATGGAGCTCGGTTGCATAGGAGTTCGACACTGAAAAACATAATGATAGCTTGTATcatattgcataacatgattgtAGAGGATGAATTTGTAGAAGAAGAATATGTCGAGCCGGAAGAAGAAGATCTACTAAACCCATTGGCTGCAAGAGTTTATGATGGGCCAGTGGATCCTCAGGGGGTTCGAATTCCTTTTTTACCAGTGGAAAGAGATGGACGGAACCAACATGCATTTTGGGATCGTATTGACCACCTCGAGTCAGCTTATATCCACAACCTTCTTCAGAATGATTTAGTGGAGCACAATTGGACTTTGGAAGCCAACCAACAATAA